The region CGGTACGCGTTCATCGATGACGAGACCGGCAGGGTCGCCACCGCCAAGAACCCGCGCCTCTGGCGCCGTCTGCTGCAGTGCTCCGCGACCACGGGCCCCGATGGGGTGGTGATCGCGCTGCCCGACGGTCGAGCGGTGCCCGTCGGCGCTGCCGACGCACCGGTGTCGAACCTGGTCGGCCGGAGCGTGCACGTGGCCGACGAGCGGGCAGCCGGGGCCGTGGTCGAGCGGTCCGATCCCGTCGACGTCCTCGCGCACGGCGTCGACGCCGACATCGAGGCCGCCCTGCTGGAGATCGCCCAGGGCACACCGGGCGGCGGGTTCGTGGACCACTCCCCCGTGCACCTGATCACCACCGCCACCCTCGACGCCGTCGGCCTCGACCGGGCCGAGGCCGTGCGCTACCGCCCGAACATCGTGATCGAGACTCCCGCCGGGTGCCCCCCGTTCGTCGAGAACGACTGGGTCGGCGCCACGATCCGCCTCGGTGAGGCCGAATTGCGCGGCACGCTGCCCACACCGCGCTGTTCGGTGCCGACGCTGGAGCACGGTTCGATGCCGCGCTCCCCACAGGCTGTCCGCTACGGGCTCGAGCACAACCGGGTCGAGGCAGGCGAATTCGGCGTGCTGCCGTGTGCGGGTCTCTACGCCGAGGTCGTCGCCGGCGGCACCGTCCGGGAAGGCGACGCCGTCCACCTCAGCGCGGGGGCGTGAGCGGCCCGGACTGTGACGTGCCGGTGAGCCAGTGCCCGCGGGGTTCCCCTGCGCGCGGGTGGCGCGCAGGTGCACACTCGCGACTGCGGCCGGCCGCACGTTCGGGAGGTTCACCACGATGAACAGAGCGATTCCTCCGCTCGATTTGGGTTGGCTGCTGATGGAGTCGCCCGGCGGCACCACGCATGTCGGTGCCCTGCTGCTCTTCAAGAAACCGCCGGGCCGTCGATCACTGGTGCGCGAGGTCGTCGAGGCTTACCGCGCCTACCGGCCGCTGCCGCCGTTCAACTATGTGCCGGAGCTCGTCGGGGCCGGCGCTCCGCACTTCCGAGAGGTCGAGAGCTGGGACCCGCACTACCACGTCGCGCATCTCGCGCTGCCGGCGCAAAGCTCCTATGAGGATCTGCTACGACTCGTCGCCGACCTGCACGAGCCGATGCTCGATCGCCATCGACCGATGTTCCGGTGCTGGCTCATCGACGGGGTTCCCGGCGGCAGGTTCGCGATCTACACCAAGACCCACCACAGCATCATCGACGGGGTGTCGGGCCTGAAGAAGCTCTACGAGGGGCTGAGCCCGTCCGGCGAGCCCTCCATCCCCGCCCCGGCTTTCGCACTGGGGCAACCGGATCCGGAGCCGGAACACGCACCGCCCGCACTGCGGAAACTCACCGACGCGGTGCGCGGCGCCCTTGCCGAAGTCGGTGCGATCAACCAGATCTCGCGGACCGCGCTACGCAAGGCGCTGAGCGCGGCTCTCGGCTCGCATCTGGAGGGAAGCCTGCCGTTCGTCGCGGGCCATGCTCCGACGAACGCTCCCCTGGTTCAGGCACGAGGTTTCGCCACGATGTCGCTGCCCCTGGAGGAGATGCACACGATCGGCCGGCAGCACGGAGCCACTCTCAACGATCTCGCCGCGGCCATCGTCGACCACGGTCTGCACACCTATCTGAGAGAAACGGGTCAGGCGTATTCCCACGAGTTCGTCGCCATGTGCCCGGTGTCGCTCCGCGACGACGGTGACAGCGCGGTGGGCACCCGGGTTTCGGCGATCTTCGTGCGGCTCGGCGCTCCTGCGGCGCCGATGAGCGAACGGCTGCGCCAGGTGGTCCACTCGGTCGCGACGGCCAAGAAGGAACTCGGCGCCCTGTCGACGGACGCAGCCATGGCCTACTCCGTGGCCCTCATCGCCCTTGCCGGCGCGGGCGCGACCACTCACCTGGATCGCGTCGGTCACCCGGCGTGCAATCTGGTCATCTCGAATGTCCCCGGCGCCACCGAGACTCGCTATCTGAACGGCGCCGAGTTGGTCGGGATCTTCCCGGTGTCGGCGCTGGCCGCCTCGATCGGACTGAACGTGACGCTGAGCTCCTACCGCGACCACATGGACTTCGGGTTCGTGGCGAACTCTGCGGCGATCAGTGATGTCGTCGCACTCGCAGAACACACCCGGCGGGCGTATGCCGACATCAAGGCGGACACGCGGCGGTCGCACGCCGCAGCGCTCAC is a window of Mycolicibacterium chubuense NBB4 DNA encoding:
- a CDS encoding MOSC domain-containing protein; its protein translation is MTTIAEATGRVAALRRYPVKSMLGEQRAALELSPLGVAGDRRYAFIDDETGRVATAKNPRLWRRLLQCSATTGPDGVVIALPDGRAVPVGAADAPVSNLVGRSVHVADERAAGAVVERSDPVDVLAHGVDADIEAALLEIAQGTPGGGFVDHSPVHLITTATLDAVGLDRAEAVRYRPNIVIETPAGCPPFVENDWVGATIRLGEAELRGTLPTPRCSVPTLEHGSMPRSPQAVRYGLEHNRVEAGEFGVLPCAGLYAEVVAGGTVREGDAVHLSAGA
- a CDS encoding wax ester/triacylglycerol synthase family O-acyltransferase, producing MNRAIPPLDLGWLLMESPGGTTHVGALLLFKKPPGRRSLVREVVEAYRAYRPLPPFNYVPELVGAGAPHFREVESWDPHYHVAHLALPAQSSYEDLLRLVADLHEPMLDRHRPMFRCWLIDGVPGGRFAIYTKTHHSIIDGVSGLKKLYEGLSPSGEPSIPAPAFALGQPDPEPEHAPPALRKLTDAVRGALAEVGAINQISRTALRKALSAALGSHLEGSLPFVAGHAPTNAPLVQARGFATMSLPLEEMHTIGRQHGATLNDLAAAIVDHGLHTYLRETGQAYSHEFVAMCPVSLRDDGDSAVGTRVSAIFVRLGAPAAPMSERLRQVVHSVATAKKELGALSTDAAMAYSVALIALAGAGATTHLDRVGHPACNLVISNVPGATETRYLNGAELVGIFPVSALAASIGLNVTLSSYRDHMDFGFVANSAAISDVVALAEHTRRAYADIKADTRRSHAAALTHRSTTG